Proteins encoded in a region of the Sesamum indicum cultivar Zhongzhi No. 13 unplaced genomic scaffold, S_indicum_v1.0 scaffold00190, whole genome shotgun sequence genome:
- the LOC105179706 gene encoding V-type proton ATPase subunit G 1-like yields MAASSSQNGIQLLLTAEQEAQRIVNAARTAKQARLKQAKEEAEREIAEFRAQMEADFQRKLAESSGDSGANVKRLEQETEAKIHHLKIEAARISPDVVSMLLRHVTTVNPPPRTYIVQNVCTSVYFFCPFASIR; encoded by the exons ATGGCAGCCAGCAGTAGCCAGAACGGAATTCAACTCTTGTTAACTGCAGAGCAAGAAGCTCAGCGCATTGTCAATGCTGCTAGAACTGCAAAACAAGCAAGACTGAAGCAGGCGAAAGAAGAGGCCGAGAGGGAAATTGCTGAGTTCCGTGCTCAAATGGAAGCCGACTTTCAGAGGAAGCTGGCAGAG AGCAGTGGAGACTCCGGTGCTAACGTCAAGCGCCTTGAACAAGAAACTGAGGCAAAGATCCACCATCTCAAGATAGAGGCTGCAAGAATCTCCCCGGATGTCGTCTCCATGCTTCTTAGGCATGTTACCACTGTCAACCCCCCCCCGCGGACGTATATTGTGCAAAATGTTTGTACTTCGGTGTATTTTTTCTGCCCGTTTGCTTCAATAAGATGA
- the LOC105179707 gene encoding LOW QUALITY PROTEIN: bark storage protein A-like (The sequence of the model RefSeq protein was modified relative to this genomic sequence to represent the inferred CDS: inserted 2 bases in 1 codon), producing the protein MGARIVVGFVSIFLVLFSGVLGFPVERGKSLAIVREINRRGPYLGLITVYPPEENAFFASGAFKNHSKYPYVDLSGRRFRIGTVEGKNVIYVRCGVGLVNAAAATQQMVDHFYIKGLIHFGISGNTNSSLSIGDVSIPKQFANTGLWDWLKPNATIPSNDVAQLDFENYNVPKEGNNSLGRIGYSPEQFYSEAGEPNTPRQMLWFQVSNNWLQLATSLEGMELEQCVNATLCLDNKPRVVVGLRXSTANTFLDNAAYRDFIFQTFGVSSADMESTAVVMTSLSNGFPVIVVRGLSDLAGAQDGENSINLFGPLAATNVANVVVQFIKKLSANSYSRS; encoded by the exons ATGGGTGCAAGAATAGTTGTGGGTTTTGTGTCAATATTCCTCGTACTGTTCTCAGGTGTGTTGGGATTTCCAGTTGAGAGAGGGAAATCATTAGCCATAGTAAGGGAGATCAACAGGAGAGGGCCATATCTTGGTCTCATCACAGTTTATCCACCTGAAGAGAATGCTTTCTTTGCTTCTGGTGCCTTCAAGAACCACTCCAAATACCCCTATGTCGACCTCTCAG GACGACGATTTCGAATTGGGACAGTAGAAGGGAAGAACGTTATCTATGTGAGATGTGGAGTTGGACTG GTGAATGCTGCTGCTGCAACACAACAAATGGTGGACCACTTCTACATTAAAGGATTGATCCATTTTGGGATTTCTGGGAATACAAACAGTTCCCTGTCCATAGGAGATGTCAGCATTCCCAAGCAATTTGCCAACACTGGCCTCTGGGATTGGCTG AAACCAAATGCGACAATTCCATCAAATGATGTTGCTCAATTAGATTTCGAGAACTATAACGTCCCGAAAGAGGGAAATAATTCATTAGGACGAATTGGATACAGCCCGGAGCAGTTCTATTCTGAGGCTGGAGAGCCTAATACTCCTCGACAAATGCTTTGGTTTCAAGTGAGCAACAATTGGCTTCAATTAGCAACTAGTCTGGAG ggtaTGGAATTGGAACAATGTGTGAATGCCACCCTGTGCCTTGATAATAAGCCCAGAGTTGTGGTTGGACTGAG CTCCACAGCCAACACTTTTCTTGACAATGCTGCTTATAGAGATTTCATCTTCCAAACTTTTGGGGTTTCATCAGCTGACATGGAGAGCACTGCAGTAGTAATG ACAAGCTTATCGAACGGCTTCCCGGTGATCGTCGTCCGTGGTTTGTCCGACCTAGCTGGAGCGCAAGACGGCGAAAATTCCATCAACTTGTTCGGGCCTCTTGCTGCTACAAACGTCGCGAATGTTGTCGTCCAATTCATCAAGAAGTTGTCCGCAAACTCCTATTCCCGCTCTTAG